One Pseudomonas sp. HOU2 genomic window carries:
- a CDS encoding collagen-like triple helix repeat-containing protein, with amino-acid sequence MKTQVWCKSATALALILSLGLAGCSSGGGGHHSSSGSSSPDSATSGTGGTSGTGGSSGTGSTGGTGGTGGTDTAGTGGTGGTGGTGGTGGTGTTNPTDPTNPTNPTDPTGPTNPTTTPLVTTTLVQDVGKTVADVGDGVGQVGDSLSTVPVVGGVVQSAANTTGNVVSTLGNGVANGIGKLGTVDNGLGVTASSVGGVVSDVGNGVSDLSGKLATATGSVPVVGGVVTKVAPVLDGVGEKVTMLGDTLSLATTTGPLGSVTKSVGNGLVPVIAMVESTTDKVGAATGLGAPLNGVLGQVGGAVKGVGGQVTGAGGGNALTNTVGGALTNVGTAVGKAGGLVDNGTSTGGGLGGGLGGGLGGTGLLQTVGGAVVNVGSGLNAGSTNGVVSAGGVTAGGLGNTVASLNTVLGGSGTPITATTSPLASVGATVGAGLNPVTSAVTSVTQQVGAATGLGAPVAGLTGQVGGAVSTVGATIASTNNPVTTAVGGVVSNVGATVGAVGGLLNGGTATGGTATGGLGGVLGGLTGALGGNKR; translated from the coding sequence ATGAAAACTCAAGTGTGGTGCAAATCGGCAACAGCTCTGGCATTGATCCTCTCCCTTGGCCTCGCTGGCTGCAGCAGCGGCGGTGGCGGCCATCACAGCAGCTCCGGCAGCTCTTCGCCAGACAGCGCGACGTCGGGCACTGGCGGCACTAGTGGTACTGGCGGTAGCAGTGGCACTGGCAGCACCGGCGGCACCGGCGGCACCGGCGGCACCGATACCGCAGGCACAGGTGGTACCGGAGGCACCGGCGGTACTGGCGGTACTGGCGGTACGGGTACAACCAACCCGACCGATCCGACCAACCCAACCAATCCGACCGACCCTACGGGTCCAACCAACCCGACCACCACTCCGCTGGTGACCACCACCCTGGTGCAGGATGTCGGCAAAACCGTCGCAGACGTCGGTGATGGCGTCGGCCAGGTCGGCGATTCGCTGAGCACCGTACCGGTCGTCGGTGGCGTCGTGCAAAGCGCGGCCAACACCACTGGCAACGTGGTCAGCACCCTCGGCAATGGCGTGGCCAACGGCATTGGCAAACTGGGCACCGTCGACAACGGTCTGGGCGTCACCGCATCCTCGGTGGGCGGCGTGGTCAGCGATGTCGGCAACGGTGTATCGGACCTGAGCGGCAAGCTGGCGACCGCCACCGGCAGCGTTCCGGTTGTCGGCGGCGTGGTCACCAAAGTCGCCCCGGTACTCGACGGCGTCGGTGAAAAAGTCACCATGCTCGGCGACACCCTGAGCCTGGCCACCACCACCGGCCCACTCGGTTCAGTGACCAAAAGTGTCGGCAACGGTCTGGTGCCCGTGATTGCGATGGTTGAAAGCACCACCGACAAAGTCGGCGCTGCGACCGGCCTCGGCGCTCCGCTCAATGGCGTACTCGGCCAGGTCGGTGGCGCCGTCAAAGGCGTGGGCGGTCAGGTAACCGGTGCTGGCGGCGGCAACGCCTTGACCAACACCGTTGGCGGCGCGTTGACCAACGTCGGCACCGCGGTTGGCAAAGCCGGCGGGCTGGTGGATAACGGCACCAGCACCGGTGGTGGATTGGGCGGCGGTCTCGGCGGCGGCCTGGGCGGTACCGGCTTGCTGCAAACGGTTGGCGGCGCCGTGGTCAACGTCGGCTCCGGGCTGAACGCTGGCAGCACCAACGGCGTGGTCAGTGCCGGCGGCGTCACGGCTGGCGGACTGGGCAATACCGTCGCCTCGCTCAACACCGTACTCGGCGGCTCGGGTACTCCGATCACCGCCACTACCTCGCCACTGGCCAGCGTCGGCGCCACCGTCGGTGCCGGGCTTAATCCGGTCACCAGTGCAGTCACCAGCGTCACCCAACAAGTTGGCGCAGCGACAGGCCTGGGCGCACCGGTCGCCGGTCTCACCGGCCAGGTCGGCGGCGCAGTCAGCACCGTTGGCGCCACCATCGCGTCCACCAACAACCCGGTCACTACCGCCGTCGGCGGTGTGGTCAGCAACGTCGGCGCAACCGTTGGTGCAGTCGGCGGCCTGCTCAACGGCGGCACCGCCACCGGTGGCACCGCAACCGGTGGCCTGGGTGGTGTACTCGGTGGCCTGACCGGCGCTCTTGGAGGCAACAAACGCTAA
- a CDS encoding MaoC/PaaZ C-terminal domain-containing protein — translation MSIEWHTLDREPSLPALYARAATRRKITGTRLPDSGLRCWVDVDGQKLAAYRKVCGFADDGLLPPTYPHILAFALQMQLLTAKEFPFPLLGLIHLSNRIRVLRPMGGISRAQVSVRVHNLQPHAKGATFDVLTTLDDQLGPLWEAESQMLCRGVKLDGEPVEQHWEPSQVLTQVAQWKAPADIGRQYAKVSGDYNPIHLSAASAKLFGFPTAIAHGLWNKARTLAALADHLPKANLEIAVHFRKPVRLPSEVSLLASAPGSSGELRLIGHGDLEHMVGQWQPIA, via the coding sequence ATGAGCATTGAATGGCACACCCTCGACCGTGAACCGAGCCTGCCCGCCCTGTACGCGCGGGCCGCGACACGGCGCAAGATCACCGGTACCCGACTGCCCGACAGCGGTTTGCGCTGCTGGGTCGATGTCGACGGCCAGAAACTGGCGGCGTATCGCAAGGTCTGCGGCTTTGCCGATGACGGCCTGCTGCCGCCGACTTATCCACACATCCTCGCGTTCGCCCTGCAGATGCAATTGCTCACGGCCAAGGAATTTCCGTTCCCGCTGCTGGGGCTGATTCATCTGAGCAACCGCATACGCGTATTGCGACCGATGGGCGGGATCAGTCGAGCGCAAGTCAGTGTTCGCGTGCACAACCTGCAGCCGCATGCCAAAGGTGCGACCTTCGACGTACTGACCACTCTGGACGATCAACTCGGACCACTGTGGGAGGCCGAAAGCCAGATGCTCTGTCGCGGGGTGAAACTCGATGGAGAACCTGTCGAGCAACACTGGGAGCCGTCCCAGGTGTTGACGCAAGTGGCGCAATGGAAAGCCCCAGCCGATATCGGTCGGCAATACGCCAAAGTCTCGGGCGACTACAACCCGATTCACCTGAGCGCCGCCAGTGCCAAGCTGTTCGGTTTCCCCACGGCGATTGCTCACGGTTTGTGGAACAAGGCCAGAACCCTCGCGGCACTGGCTGATCATCTACCCAAGGCCAACCTTGAAATCGCCGTGCACTTTCGCAAACCGGTGCGCTTGCCCAGTGAGGTTTCATTGCTGGCGAGTGCGCCGGGATCCAGCGGCGAGTTGCGCCTGATCGGCCACGGCGATCTGGAACACATGGTCGGGCAATGGCAACCGATTGCCTGA
- a CDS encoding 3-oxoacyl-ACP reductase translates to MSDRYIDFANSSIGHRLVGALGLPSPVRLERWQAGRLRPVDGALLIGGGPLAERINAFANRLTDAIYSYGSEPSLATAWIPGHGPKLKAVVFDASDLQHTDQLKQLREFFQPLMKNLDSSAHLVILGRAPETLRDPFASSAQRALEGFSRSLAKELRSGGTLQLIYVGEGAEDQLEGPLRFFLSPKSAFVSGQVIRLTACATPVTDWTRPLAGRKALVTGAARGIGASIAETLARDGAEVILLDVPPAKTDLEALAARLGGRAITLDICAEDAAAQLVEQLPEGLDILVHNAGITRDKTLANMTPEFWDAVLAVNLNAPQVLTKALLDSGTLHDNGRVILLASISGIAGNRGQTNYAASKAGLIGLAQAWAPMLHERGISINAVAPGFIETQMTAHIPFGLREAGRRMSSLGQGGLPQDVAEAVAWLAQPGTGAFTGQALRVCGQSVLGA, encoded by the coding sequence ATGTCTGACCGCTATATCGACTTCGCCAACTCATCCATCGGCCACCGTCTGGTCGGGGCTTTGGGCCTGCCGTCGCCGGTGCGGCTGGAACGCTGGCAGGCCGGACGCCTGCGGCCGGTGGACGGAGCGCTGCTGATCGGCGGCGGGCCGCTGGCCGAGCGGATCAACGCGTTCGCCAACCGCCTGACCGATGCGATCTACAGCTACGGCAGCGAACCGTCGCTGGCCACCGCGTGGATTCCCGGGCACGGGCCGAAACTCAAGGCCGTGGTGTTCGATGCCAGCGATCTGCAGCACACCGACCAGCTCAAACAGCTGCGCGAGTTCTTCCAGCCGTTGATGAAAAATCTCGACAGCAGCGCGCACCTGGTGATCCTCGGCCGCGCCCCGGAAACCTTGCGCGATCCGTTTGCGTCCAGCGCACAGCGGGCACTCGAAGGCTTTTCGCGCTCGCTGGCCAAAGAGCTGCGCAGCGGCGGCACGCTGCAACTGATCTACGTCGGCGAAGGTGCCGAAGATCAACTGGAAGGCCCGCTGCGGTTTTTCCTCTCGCCGAAAAGCGCCTTTGTCTCCGGGCAGGTGATTCGCCTCACCGCGTGCGCCACACCGGTCACCGACTGGACCCGGCCATTGGCCGGACGCAAGGCGCTGGTTACCGGCGCGGCACGCGGGATCGGCGCCTCGATTGCCGAGACCCTCGCCCGCGACGGAGCGGAAGTGATTCTGCTCGACGTACCACCGGCCAAGACCGATCTGGAAGCCCTCGCCGCGCGCCTCGGCGGCCGGGCGATCACCCTCGACATCTGCGCCGAAGATGCCGCCGCGCAACTGGTCGAACAGCTGCCGGAGGGCCTCGACATTCTGGTGCACAACGCCGGGATCACCCGCGACAAGACTCTGGCCAACATGACCCCGGAGTTCTGGGACGCGGTGCTGGCGGTCAACCTCAATGCCCCGCAAGTGCTGACCAAGGCCCTGCTCGACAGCGGCACCCTGCACGACAATGGGCGGGTGATTCTGCTGGCCTCGATCAGCGGCATCGCCGGCAATCGCGGACAGACCAACTACGCCGCAAGCAAGGCCGGGCTGATCGGCCTGGCGCAGGCCTGGGCGCCGATGCTGCACGAACGCGGCATCAGCATCAACGCCGTGGCCCCGGGCTTCATCGAAACCCAGATGACCGCGCACATCCCGTTCGGCCTGCGTGAAGCCGGACGGCGCATGAGTTCGCTGGGCCAGGGCGGTTTGCCGCAAGACGTCGCCGAAGCCGTCGCATGGCTGGCGCAACCGGGCACCGGTGCGTTCACCGGTCAGGCATTGCGGGTCTGTGGACAAAGTGTTCTGGGGGCATAG
- a CDS encoding acetyl-CoA C-acetyltransferase, with protein MSQLRRVAIIGGNRIPFARSNGPYATASNQVMLTAALEGLIERYNLHGLRIGEVVAGAVLKLSRDMNLTRECVLGSRLSPATPAYDIQQACGTGLEAALLVANKIALGQIDCGIAGGVDTTSDAPISVSEGLRKILLQANRAKTTGDKLKTFLQLRPRHLIPEFPRNGEPRTGLSMGQHCELMAQTWNIPREEQDQLALESHHKLAASYSEGWHNDLMTPFLGLTRDNNLRPDLTLEKLATLKPAFEQSAKGTLTAGNSTPLTDGASVVLLGSEEWAKERGLPILAYLRDGEAAAVDFVNGAEGLLMAPVYAVPRLLARNGLTLQDFDYYEIHEAFAAQVLCTLKAWEDPEYCKTRLGLDAPLGSIDRSRLNVKGSSLAAGHPFAATGGRIVANMAKLLDAAGKGRGLISICAAGGQGVTAIIER; from the coding sequence ATGAGTCAGCTGCGCCGCGTCGCCATCATCGGCGGTAACCGTATTCCTTTCGCCCGCTCCAACGGGCCGTACGCCACTGCCAGCAATCAGGTGATGCTCACCGCCGCGCTTGAAGGCCTGATCGAACGCTACAACCTGCACGGCCTGCGCATCGGCGAAGTGGTGGCGGGGGCGGTGCTTAAATTGTCACGGGATATGAATCTGACCCGCGAGTGCGTGCTCGGCTCGCGGCTGTCACCGGCCACCCCGGCCTATGACATCCAGCAAGCTTGCGGTACCGGGCTGGAAGCGGCGCTGCTGGTGGCCAACAAAATCGCCCTCGGCCAGATCGACTGCGGCATTGCCGGTGGCGTCGACACCACCTCGGACGCGCCGATCAGCGTCAGCGAAGGCTTGCGCAAAATCCTCCTGCAGGCCAACCGCGCCAAGACCACCGGCGACAAGCTGAAAACCTTTCTGCAACTGCGTCCGCGGCACCTGATCCCGGAATTCCCGCGTAACGGCGAACCGCGTACCGGCCTGTCGATGGGCCAGCACTGCGAACTGATGGCGCAGACCTGGAACATTCCCCGTGAAGAGCAGGATCAACTGGCCCTCGAAAGCCATCACAAACTCGCTGCCTCCTACAGCGAAGGTTGGCACAACGATCTGATGACGCCGTTCCTCGGCCTGACCCGCGACAACAATCTGCGCCCGGACCTGACCCTGGAAAAACTCGCCACGCTCAAACCCGCTTTCGAACAAAGCGCCAAGGGCACGCTGACGGCGGGCAACTCCACGCCGCTCACCGACGGCGCCTCGGTGGTGCTGCTGGGCAGCGAGGAATGGGCGAAGGAGCGTGGCTTGCCGATCCTCGCCTATCTGCGCGATGGCGAAGCGGCGGCGGTGGATTTCGTCAACGGCGCCGAAGGCCTGTTGATGGCGCCGGTGTATGCCGTGCCGCGCCTGCTGGCACGTAATGGGCTGACCCTGCAGGACTTCGATTACTACGAAATTCACGAAGCGTTCGCCGCCCAGGTGCTGTGCACGCTCAAGGCCTGGGAAGACCCTGAATATTGCAAGACGCGTTTGGGGCTGGACGCACCGCTGGGCTCGATCGATCGCAGCCGGTTGAATGTGAAAGGCAGCTCGCTGGCGGCGGGGCATCCGTTTGCCGCGACCGGTGGGCGGATTGTCGCAAACATGGCGAAACTGCTGGATGCGGCAGGCAAGGGCAGGGGGCTGATCTCGATCTGCGCGGCTGGGGGGCAGGGTGTCACCGCAATCATCGAACGCTAA
- a CDS encoding PA4780 family RIO1-like protein kinase: MKTPKRIEPLIEDGLVDEVLRPLMSGKEAAVYVVRCGNQLRCAKVYKEANKRSFRQAAEYQEGRKVRNSRQARAMAKGSKFGRKETEDAWQNAEVAALFRLAGAGVRVPKPYDFLDGVLLMELVADEYGDAAPRLNDVVLEPDQAREYHAFLISQIVLMLCTGLVHGDLSEFNVLLTPTGPVIIDLPQAVDAAGNNHAFSMLERDVGNMASYFGRFAPELKQTRYAKEMWALYEAGTLHPNSVLTGEFDDPEDLADVGGVLREIEAARLDEERKQAIRAADDQPKGKSDEPPPPPWMQ, from the coding sequence ATGAAGACTCCAAAACGCATTGAACCCCTGATCGAAGACGGTCTGGTCGACGAAGTGCTGCGCCCACTCATGAGTGGTAAAGAAGCAGCTGTTTATGTGGTGCGCTGCGGTAACCAGTTACGTTGCGCGAAGGTTTACAAGGAGGCGAACAAACGCAGTTTCCGCCAGGCAGCCGAGTATCAGGAAGGCCGCAAGGTGCGTAACAGCCGGCAGGCCCGGGCGATGGCCAAGGGTTCGAAATTCGGTCGCAAGGAGACCGAAGACGCCTGGCAGAACGCCGAAGTCGCGGCGTTGTTCCGTCTGGCCGGTGCCGGTGTGCGAGTGCCCAAGCCGTACGACTTTCTCGATGGCGTGCTGCTGATGGAGCTGGTGGCCGACGAGTATGGCGATGCGGCGCCGCGTCTGAACGACGTGGTGCTGGAGCCGGATCAGGCCCGCGAATATCACGCGTTCCTGATCTCGCAGATCGTGCTGATGTTGTGTACCGGTCTGGTGCACGGTGACCTCTCGGAGTTCAACGTGCTGCTGACCCCGACCGGCCCGGTAATCATCGACCTGCCGCAGGCAGTGGATGCCGCCGGCAACAACCACGCGTTCAGCATGCTCGAGCGCGATGTGGGCAACATGGCTTCGTACTTCGGGCGCTTTGCCCCGGAGCTGAAGCAGACCCGCTACGCGAAAGAAATGTGGGCGTTGTACGAAGCCGGCACCTTGCATCCCAACAGCGTGCTGACCGGTGAGTTCGACGATCCGGAAGATCTGGCTGATGTTGGCGGTGTATTGCGCGAGATCGAAGCGGCGCGGCTCGACGAAGAGCGCAAGCAGGCGATCCGTGCGGCGGATGACCAGCCCAAAGGCAAGTCCGACGAACCACCGCCGCCACCGTGGATGCAGTAA
- a CDS encoding MFS transporter, translating into MVALATYVYLLSNSAMSVGIFLASRVGGGIFASLIGTRFYRRWNGRMPLIVFDLLRATLLGLLLILPVSQQALLLPVIAFGLGFGNSMFAIGLNSQLPRLIAPAQLLKTNAWITSASSAAMVGGSLVSGLLVAAFGFETVFALNALTYLLAALLIAPLRFAAAEVSEQSASERGEWSALKQGLRSAPVIAAMLAVTMADTLGSAAHNVGFPIISRLLTPDSASTTLGLMLAVWASGKLLGARIASRLKGTDNRDLERRYFFGVALMSCGFILMFQQHSLLGLLLFSLPAGLGDGVSEVGLMSRLQREPEHLRLPIFSFLTLLQMTGFGVGMLIAAPFYEWWTPGAVVMLFHGIPLGTLLTVKLLALRRGRVARSSPTPAP; encoded by the coding sequence ATGGTCGCGCTGGCGACTTACGTTTACCTGCTGAGCAACAGCGCCATGAGCGTCGGGATCTTTCTCGCCAGCCGGGTTGGCGGGGGGATTTTTGCCAGTCTGATCGGTACGCGCTTCTACCGGCGCTGGAATGGCCGGATGCCGTTGATTGTCTTCGATCTTTTGCGTGCGACGTTGCTCGGTCTGCTGTTGATCCTGCCAGTGAGCCAGCAGGCGTTGCTGTTGCCGGTAATCGCTTTCGGCCTGGGCTTTGGCAACTCGATGTTCGCCATCGGCCTCAACAGCCAGTTGCCGAGGCTGATCGCCCCGGCGCAGCTACTGAAAACCAACGCCTGGATCACCTCGGCGTCATCGGCGGCGATGGTTGGCGGCAGTCTGGTCTCGGGGTTGCTGGTGGCGGCATTCGGCTTCGAAACGGTGTTCGCGCTCAACGCACTGACCTATCTGCTGGCGGCGCTGTTGATTGCGCCGTTGCGCTTCGCCGCTGCAGAAGTCAGCGAACAATCGGCCAGCGAACGCGGCGAATGGTCAGCCCTGAAACAAGGCCTGCGCAGTGCCCCGGTGATTGCGGCGATGCTCGCCGTGACCATGGCCGACACCTTGGGCAGTGCCGCGCACAACGTCGGGTTCCCGATCATCTCCAGACTGCTGACACCCGATTCGGCCAGCACCACGCTGGGCCTGATGCTAGCGGTGTGGGCCAGCGGCAAACTGCTCGGCGCACGGATTGCCAGTCGCCTCAAAGGCACGGATAACCGTGATCTGGAGCGACGGTATTTCTTCGGGGTGGCGTTGATGTCCTGCGGTTTTATCCTGATGTTCCAGCAGCACAGCCTGCTCGGCCTGCTGCTGTTTTCCCTGCCGGCGGGGTTGGGTGATGGCGTTTCCGAAGTCGGCCTGATGTCGCGCCTGCAACGTGAGCCTGAGCATTTGCGTCTGCCGATTTTCAGTTTCCTGACCTTGCTGCAAATGACCGGGTTTGGCGTCGGCATGCTGATTGCCGCGCCGTTCTACGAATGGTGGACGCCGGGTGCCGTGGTCATGCTGTTCCACGGCATCCCGCTCGGTACGCTGTTGACCGTGAAGTTGCTGGCGCTCAGGCGCGGGCGGGTTGCGCGCAGCAGCCCGACGCCAGCTCCTTGA
- the cueR gene encoding Cu(I)-responsive transcriptional regulator, giving the protein MNIGQAARHSGLSAKMIRYYESIGLLKAAHRTDSGYRVYSDDDLHTLAFIKRSRDLGFSLEEVGKLLTLWQDRQRASADVKALARQHIDELNQKIRELGELRDTLQDLVEHCNGDHRPDCPILKELASGCCAQPARA; this is encoded by the coding sequence ATGAACATCGGCCAAGCGGCCCGACACAGTGGCCTGAGCGCGAAGATGATCCGCTATTACGAGTCGATCGGCCTGCTCAAGGCGGCCCATCGCACCGACAGCGGCTACCGGGTCTACAGCGATGATGACCTGCACACCCTGGCGTTCATCAAGCGTTCGCGGGACTTGGGGTTTTCCCTGGAGGAAGTCGGCAAGCTGCTGACCCTGTGGCAGGATCGCCAACGTGCCAGTGCCGATGTGAAAGCGCTAGCGCGTCAGCACATCGACGAACTGAATCAGAAGATCCGCGAACTCGGCGAGTTGCGCGACACCCTGCAGGATCTGGTCGAGCACTGTAATGGCGACCATCGTCCCGACTGTCCGATCCTCAAGGAGCTGGCGTCGGGCTGCTGCGCGCAACCCGCCCGCGCCTGA
- a CDS encoding heavy metal translocating P-type ATPase produces MSDSTTFDLPIAGMTCASCAGRVERALRKVSGASGVSVNLATEQARVQAPGDSLPALMEAVERAGYSVPQQTVELTIEGMTCASCVGRVERALNKVPGVKSVSVNLANERAHLEWLGQVDIQSLLDAVSKAGYSASVWQAEHPATDNQQQRLHHERWALICAIALALPLVLPMLLQPFGIHWMLPAWAQFALATPVQFIFGARFYVAAWKAVRAGAGNMDLLVALGTSAGYGLSLYEWATAAGRMPHLYFEASAVVIALVLLGKYLESRAKRQTASAIRALEALRPERAIQVIDGREQDVAISALRLNDLVLVKPGERFPVDGEVLEGQSHADEALISGESLPVPKQPGDTVTGGAINGEGRLLVRTTALGAESVLARIIRLVEDAQAAKAPIQKLVDKVSQVFVPTVLLIALATLIGWWLYGAPMETALINAVAVLVIACPCALGLATPTAIMAGTGVAARHGILIKDAEALERAHEVDNVVFDKTGTLTSGTPRIAHLSAVDGDENTLLTTAGALQRGSEHPLAKAVLDAAAERGLNVPDVSDSQSLTGRGIAGNLGGRRLALGNRRLLEESGLNAGNLAESAEAWESEGRTLSWLIEQSPEPRVIGLFAFGDTLKPGALQAVQQLTARDIHSHLLTGDNRGSATVVAEALGIENVHAEVLPADKAATVAELKKTGVVAMVGDGINDAPALAAADIGIAMGGGTDVAMHAAGITLMRGDPRLVPAALEISRKTYAKIRQNLFWAFVYNLIGIPLAAFGFLNPVLAGAAMALSSVSVVSNALLLKTWKPKDLEEHR; encoded by the coding sequence ATGTCCGATTCCACCACTTTCGATCTGCCGATTGCCGGCATGACCTGCGCCAGTTGCGCCGGGCGTGTCGAGCGGGCGTTGCGCAAAGTCAGCGGCGCCAGTGGCGTCAGCGTCAATCTCGCCACCGAACAGGCCCGCGTCCAGGCGCCCGGCGACAGCTTGCCGGCGTTGATGGAGGCGGTTGAACGCGCTGGTTACAGCGTGCCGCAGCAAACCGTGGAATTGACCATCGAAGGCATGACCTGCGCCTCGTGCGTCGGTCGCGTCGAGCGCGCCCTGAACAAAGTCCCCGGGGTGAAGAGCGTCAGCGTCAACCTCGCCAACGAACGTGCGCACCTCGAATGGCTCGGTCAGGTCGATATTCAGTCGCTGCTCGATGCTGTGAGCAAGGCCGGTTACTCGGCCAGCGTCTGGCAAGCCGAACATCCCGCCACCGATAACCAGCAACAGCGTCTGCACCATGAACGCTGGGCGCTGATCTGCGCCATCGCCTTGGCGTTGCCGTTGGTGCTGCCGATGCTGCTGCAACCGTTCGGCATTCACTGGATGCTCCCGGCCTGGGCGCAATTCGCCCTCGCCACCCCGGTGCAATTCATTTTCGGTGCACGGTTTTACGTGGCCGCGTGGAAAGCCGTGCGCGCCGGCGCCGGCAACATGGACTTGCTGGTCGCCCTCGGCACCAGCGCAGGCTATGGCTTGAGCCTGTACGAATGGGCCACCGCCGCCGGGCGCATGCCGCATCTGTATTTCGAAGCCTCAGCCGTGGTGATTGCCTTGGTGCTGCTCGGCAAATACCTGGAAAGCCGCGCCAAACGCCAGACCGCCAGCGCCATCCGCGCCCTCGAAGCCTTGCGCCCGGAGCGGGCGATTCAAGTGATCGACGGTCGCGAACAGGACGTGGCAATCAGTGCCCTGCGCCTCAACGATCTGGTTCTGGTCAAACCTGGCGAACGCTTTCCGGTGGACGGTGAAGTGCTGGAAGGCCAGAGCCACGCTGACGAAGCCTTGATCAGCGGTGAAAGCCTGCCAGTGCCAAAACAGCCGGGCGACACGGTCACCGGCGGCGCGATCAACGGTGAAGGTCGCCTGCTGGTGCGCACCACTGCCCTCGGTGCAGAAAGCGTGCTGGCGCGGATCATCCGTCTGGTGGAGGACGCTCAGGCGGCGAAAGCGCCGATCCAGAAACTGGTGGATAAAGTCAGCCAGGTGTTCGTGCCCACCGTGTTGCTGATCGCTTTGGCGACGCTGATCGGCTGGTGGCTGTACGGCGCGCCCATGGAAACGGCGTTGATCAATGCGGTCGCTGTGCTGGTGATTGCCTGTCCGTGTGCCCTCGGCCTTGCCACGCCAACAGCGATCATGGCCGGCACCGGCGTGGCGGCGCGTCACGGGATTCTGATCAAGGATGCCGAAGCGCTGGAACGTGCCCATGAAGTCGACAACGTGGTCTTCGACAAGACCGGCACGCTGACTTCCGGCACGCCACGCATCGCGCATTTGAGCGCGGTGGATGGCGATGAGAATACGTTGCTGACAACGGCTGGCGCCCTGCAACGCGGCAGCGAACATCCGCTGGCCAAAGCCGTGCTGGACGCGGCCGCCGAGCGTGGTCTGAACGTGCCGGATGTCAGCGACAGCCAGTCCCTGACCGGGCGTGGCATCGCCGGCAATCTTGGCGGTCGGCGTCTGGCGCTGGGCAATCGGCGTTTGCTGGAAGAAAGTGGCCTGAACGCGGGCAATCTCGCCGAATCCGCCGAGGCCTGGGAAAGCGAAGGCCGGACCTTGTCGTGGCTGATCGAGCAAAGTCCTGAACCGCGCGTAATCGGCCTGTTCGCCTTCGGTGACACGCTCAAGCCCGGCGCATTGCAAGCAGTGCAACAACTGACCGCCCGCGATATCCACAGCCATCTGCTGACGGGCGACAACCGTGGCAGCGCGACAGTGGTCGCCGAGGCTTTGGGCATCGAAAACGTGCACGCCGAAGTGCTGCCCGCCGACAAAGCCGCCACCGTCGCCGAACTGAAGAAAACCGGCGTGGTGGCAATGGTCGGCGATGGCATCAACGATGCCCCGGCACTGGCCGCAGCGGACATCGGTATCGCCATGGGCGGTGGCACCGACGTGGCGATGCATGCCGCCGGTATAACCCTGATGCGCGGCGATCCACGGCTGGTGCCGGCGGCACTGGAGATCAGCCGCAAGACCTACGCGAAGATTCGCCAGAACCTGTTCTGGGCCTTCGTCTACAACCTGATCGGCATTCCGCTGGCGGCGTTCGGCTTCCTCAACCCGGTGCTGGCCGGTGCGGCGATGGCACTGTCGAGCGTCAGCGTGGTGAGCAATGCGCTACTGTTGAAAACCTGGAAACCGAAGGATCTGGAGGAGCACCGATGA
- a CDS encoding heavy-metal-associated domain-containing protein yields the protein MQVFNVQGMSCGHCVKAITNAVQAKDPAASVRVDLGAKEVGVESSLSAEQVIEVISEEGYPVKLAG from the coding sequence ATGCAAGTGTTCAACGTTCAAGGCATGTCCTGCGGTCACTGCGTCAAAGCCATTACCAACGCGGTGCAGGCGAAAGATCCGGCGGCCAGCGTGCGGGTCGATCTGGGGGCCAAAGAAGTCGGCGTCGAGAGTTCGCTGAGTGCCGAGCAGGTGATCGAGGTGATCAGTGAAGAAGGCTACCCGGTAAAACTCGCCGGATAA